A genomic stretch from Malus domestica chromosome 15, GDT2T_hap1 includes:
- the LOC103400923 gene encoding uncharacterized protein — translation MAITGTDSQHQTSTKPSPAPPPIEVECVKCASCGFTEDCTPAYISRVRDRYQGRWICGLCVEAVKDEVLRSDRLISTEEALNRHINFCKKFRSQKETEHPILAMGRVFRRSLDTPRALRSNSSTTLGEVEGVRSPPLVRSGSCFPSLSR, via the coding sequence ATGGCTATAACCGGGACAGACTCCCAGCACCaaacctcaaccaaaccatCCCCAGCTCCTCCACCAATCGAAGTCGAGTGCGTAAAATGCGCCTCCTGCGGGTTCACAGAGGATTGCACCCCAGCCTACATCTCCCGAGTCCGAGACCGCTATCAGGGCCGTTGGATTTGCGGGCTCTGCGTCGAGGCGGTGAAAGACGAAGTTCTACGATCAGATAGGCTCATCTCCACCGAAGAAGCCCTGAACCGCCACATAAATTTCTGCAAAAAGTTCCGGTCGCAGAAAGAAACAGAGCACCCTATCTTAGCCATGGGTCGGGTTTTCCGGCGGAGCTTGGATACTCCGAGAGCCCTGAGGTCAAATTCCAGTACTACCCTCGGAGAAGTCGAAGGGGTTCGCAGCCCGCCGCTTGTTCGTTCGGGAAGTTGCTTCCCTTCTCTGTCTAGGTGA
- the MF-60 gene encoding aldehyde dehydrogenase family 7 member A1 (The RefSeq protein has 1 substitution compared to this genomic sequence), which yields MGFAKKEHEFLSAIGLAPENPGGFINGKWKASGPVISTVSPSNNQEIAKVTEVSMEEYEEGLRSCNDAAKTWKSLPAPKRGEIVRQIGDALREKLQHLGKLVSLEMGKILAEGIGEVQEVIYMCDFAVGLSRQLNGSIIPSERPDHMMFEVWNPLGIVGVITAFNFPCAVLGWNACIALVCGNCVVWKGAPTTPLVTIAVTKLIAEVLEKNNLPAAIFTAFCGGAEIGEAIAKDTRIPLVSFTGSSKVGAKVQQIVTERFGKCLLELSGNNALIVMDDADVGLAVRSIFFAAVGTAGQRCTTCRRLYLHESIYQNVLDKLVGLYNQVKIGDPLEEGTLVGPVHTKASRENFEKGISTIKSQGGKILTGGSVIESDGNFVQPTIVEIASNASVVKEELFGPVLYVMKFKTLEEAIALNNSVPQGLSSSIFTSKPNTIFKWIGPHGSDCGIVNVNIPTNGAEIGGAFGGEKATGGGREAGSDSWKQYMRRSTCTINYGTELPLAQGINFG from the exons ATGGGTTTTGCCAAGAAAGAGCACGAGTTTCTGAGCGCGATCGGTCTGGCTCCCGAGAATCCTGGAGGATTCATCAATGGCAAGTGGAAGGCGAGCGGCCCGGTTATCTCCACTGTCAGCCCTTCCAACAATCAG GAAATTGCTAAAGTCACGGAAGTGTCGATGGAAGAGTATGAGGAGGGCCTGCGGAGCTGCAATGATGCTGCAAAGACATGGAAGAGT CTTCCGGCGCCGAAGAGAGGTGAGATTGTTAGGCAGATAGGAGACGCATTGCGAGAGAAATTGCAGCATCTGGGGAAGCTTGTGTCCCTCGAGATGGGAAAAATACTTGCTGAAGGAATTGGCGAAGTTCAG GAGGTTATCGATATGTGTGATTTTGCTGTTGGACTGAGTCGACAACTGAATGGATCTATCATACCTTCAGAAC GTCCGGATCATATGATGTTTGAG GTCTGGAATCCATTGGGGATAGTTGGTGTCATCACCGCTTTCAATTTCCCATGTGCTGTTCTTG GATGGAATGCCTGCATTGCATTAGTCTGCGGTAATTGCGTTGTCTG GAAGGGTGCACCAACAACTCCGTTGGTGACTATTGCCGTCACAAAGCTAATCGCTGAGGTTCTTGAGAAAAATAACTTACCTGCTGCTATATTCACTGCTTTCTGTGGAGGAGCTGAAATTGGTGAAGCAATAGCAAAAGACACACGGATACCCCTGGTTTCGTTCACTGGAAGTTCAAAG GTAGGTGCCAAAGTGCAACAAATTGTCACTGAGAGGTTCGGTAAATGCTTACTTGAATTAAGTGGAAACAACGCCTTAATTGTCATGGATGATGCCGATGTTGGGCTGGCAGTGCGTTCTATCTTTTTTGCAGCCGTTGGCACTGCTGGTCAGCGCTGCACAACGTGCCGTAGATTG TATCTCCATGAAAGTATATATCAAAATGTGTTGGATAAACTAGTTGGACTTTACAATCAAGTCAAAATTGGGGATCCTTTAGAGGAGGGAACTCTAGTCGGACCAGTACATACTAAGGCGTCGAGGGAGAATTTTGAGAAAGGGATTTCAACCATAAAATCTCAG GGTGGAAAGATCCTTACAGGCGGATCGGTTATAGAGTCGGATGGCAATTTTGTGCAACCAACAATTGTTGAGATTGCTTCAAATGCTTCTGTGGTGAAAGAAGAATTGTTTGGCCCCGTTCTCTATGTTATGAAGTTTAAG ACTCTTGAAGAAGCAATTGCACTGAACAATTCAGTACCACAAGGATTGAGTAGTTCAATTTTCACAAGCAAGCCGAATACTATTTTCAAATGGATTGG GCCACATGGTAGTGATTGTGGTATAGTGAATGTAAATATACCTACAAATGGAGCTGAGATTGGCGGTGCCTTTGGTGGAGAAAAGGCAACTGGCGGTGGTCGTGAAGCAGGGAGCGACTCCTGGAAACAATACATGAGACGTTCAACATG TACAATCAACTACGGGACTGAACTACCACTTGCTCAAGGTATAAATTTTGGCTAG